A window of Castanea sativa cultivar Marrone di Chiusa Pesio chromosome 1, ASM4071231v1 contains these coding sequences:
- the LOC142633323 gene encoding uncharacterized protein LOC142633323, producing MVGAPWRLLDLITKPLSDIEYLMFGCVCSTWRSFVAEYRKEFMASQPPLALFLSKNARIAYFYSLFDQRLYKKIFPSVTGKSCSGITCGYFVLEYKYCTADSQIWLLNPFTGHELYFPRPPKQFCRVTLASLAMPSPQYVLIAFSTWCPYLQFCRSTDISWTVYDYSGKFDGSQENNHWKIIDGAVFKGKIYVTTTHADIGVLNLNSHPYVTLLKVNRNAKWKRVLCRFLVSGEQNLMIYAISCGKHKVYELNFSTMKWVKMQNFGDQALFFDISQSPGVLSIAQLTGSPSSGYIYEIGCGSGLYTSHFLDVRDSMSQLIMLGSIPSASQFNTFCCA from the exons ATGGTCGGAGCTCCCTGGCGCTTACTTGATCTGATTACAAAGCCGCTAAGTGATATAGAGTATCTTATGTTTGGTTGTGTCTGTAGTACATGGAGGTCATTTGTTGCAGAATACAGGAAAGAGTTTATGGCATCCCAACCTCCACTTGCTCTCTTCTTATCAAAGAATGCTAGGATAGCTTACTTCTATAGCTTATTTGATCAAAGGTTGTACAAGAAAATATTTCCCAGTGTTACTGGAAAATCATGTTCTGGGATCACTTGTGGGTACTTTGTCTTGGAGTACAAGTATTGTACAGCAGATTCCCAAATTTGGCTTCTGAATCCTTTTACAGGACATGAACTGTATTTCCCTAGACCTCCCAAACAATTTTGTCGTGTCACCCTAGCTTCTTTAGCTATGCCTTCGCCACAGTATGTACTCATAGCTTTTTCCACATGGTGCCCATATTTACAGTTCTGTAGATCCACAGATATCAGTTGGACCGTATATGATTATAGTGGCAAATTTGATGGAAGTCAAGAAAACAATCATTGGAAAATTATTGATGGAGCTGTCTTTAAGGGAAAGATATATGTTACAACTACTCATGCTGATATTGGGGTACTAAATCTGAATTCTCATCCTTATGTGACCCTGCTGAAAGTAAATCGCAATGCAAAGTGGAAACGTGTACTCTGTCGGTTTCTGGTTTCTGGTGAACAGAACCTGATGATTTATGCAATTTCATGCGGAAAACATAAAGTTTATGAGTTAAATTTTTCAACAATGAAATGGGTGAAGATGCAGAACTTCGGAGATCAAGCATTGTTTTTTGATATTTCACAAAGCCCAGGAGTTTTAAGCATAGCTCAATTGACAGGTAGCCCATCTTCTGGTTACATATACGAAATTGGATGTGGATCTGGCctatacacatcacatttctTGGATGTTAGAGATTCCATGTCTCAGTTGATCATGCTGGGAAGTATACCAAGTGCTTCTCAATTTAACACATTCTG TTgtgcctaa